The DNA region TCGTCAAGCTTCTTATGATAGCTACGTGGAATCAAGTGTGGCATCATCTAACGCTCCTAAATTACACAATGACTACCGCACTGACTTTGTCACACCATGGAGCCATCGGTCATCATCATGGAGCAGCTCACATCAGAAACCTTACCTAGTTCAGACGAATCCACACATGAACTGTGTCACACATGCAAGAGCGGATTCGAGTAGTGAGATGAGATTCTATGCCATATCTAATGGGATTCATCATGGATTCTCTTCAGGTCAGAGTTTTGAAAACCTCCAGGGACCAAAAAAGCAGGAATGCTCGGCTGCTGTGTTGCCTCCTTGGCTAAAACCTAAACCCACTTACAAAAGTGAAGTATCCAATGGGTTCTTGGATTTGAATGCTTCAACAAATCAATTCATGGATGAAACTGGCCTGAATAGTATTTCTCCTCTGAAGAGTTTGAGATCATACGCTTCGTGCTCTAATAATGCCAACACGGTAAGAGTTGATGCTATATGCAAGGAGGAGCATACGTCCCTTTTCTCTCACTCCTTGTGTATTGCTGATCAACATAAGGATGTGATTCACTTAGTTAAGCGAGACTTCGATATCAACTTGCCATGTGATGATGATTCCCCAGTCGTTTCTGTTGACCAGCATGGTTCTAAAGCCTCTTGTGTTAAAAAGGAAGAAGGAAACAAAACTGCCAACATCAGACACTACTTTGATCTGAACTCATGTGCAAGTGAGGATGATGAAGTTTCCGGTCTTAGAGTGAAAACAAAAGGAACGTTTTGGATAGATTTGGAAGCTCCCCCAACTCTCGAGAGTGAAGAAGATATTGGAGAGAGCGTGCAGGAGCAGTCAGATGAAAGCGAAGACGGAAACTCTTTGGATGAACTCATTAAGGTAGCTGCACAAGCAATAGTCTCCATGTCATTGTCTGATCATCTTGATGACGCAGCTTCCTCTTCAACAGATGCGGCTTCGAAAAGTCTGCTCTCTTGGTTCGCAGACATTATAATTTCTTGTGGTGATGCTTCTCCAGAAGAGTATTCTTCTGGAGAGATTGACTACTTTGAAGCCATGACCTTGAGTTTAAAACCAACTAAGGAAGAAGACTACATGCCAGAGCCTTTAGTCCCTGAGAATCTAATACTCGAAGGGACAGGTTTGAACAGGCCAAGAAGAGGACAAGCAAGAAGAGGAAGACCGAAGAGGGATTTCCAGAGAGATACTCTCCCTGGACTCCCTTCTCTATCAAGGCAACAAGTCACTGAAGATATCCAACTGTTTAGTGCGCTTATGAAAACCAGAGAGTACACCTCTGGAGCAGCTGCTCGACAAAACtctaaaagaagaaaaagaacgaTCACTAACATAAGCCAAGCTCCGGTTTGCCAGTCAATAGCACAGAAAATGAATGAGAGCGTATCAGTGGTTGGACGTGAAGACAGTAAGCTTACAGGATGGGGACAAGCAACAAGAAGACCGAGGAGACAAAGGTGCCCTCCTCCAGGTAATCTTAACATGATAGCTTCAGAACATAATGGGAACTTCCCAAGCCTTGTGAAACATTATAGAGAGTACAATTAGTATTTACTATAGATTGATGTTATTGATGTCACCTTTGGTTGGTTGTAAAACAGATACATATGTTTACTATTGGAACTGTTTGATGCTAATGTATAAATCATTTGGAAATATAAAATCAGAAAGACCTGATTAATCTTGAAacatttgccaaaaatagacaAAAACGCACACATGTATTGTCACTATTACACATCCTCTACCAGTGCTTGTCCTAATCATGATTTAAATTTCAGTATAACCTTATTATATTCTTTAACTAATAACTAATTTAATTAgttcaataattaaaaaaatatctaacaaGGGACTATGGATAAGCTTGTCTTGACAATAGCTTGGTATAATTATGAacaaataaaagtgaaaaaaaaagtatgctTGAATCTGAAGCAAAGAACAAATAAAACAGAGGAGAAACAAGAAATGAGAACAAAATCTTGATGTTTCAGTTACTGCTGATGCATTTAATCAATAGGAGCAGGAAGATTGAGGTCGATGAGTGTATGCATCTCATTAGCCACTTGGTGTTGTTGTTGGATGACCAAAGTCCTGTGTTCATGATTCCCAAGGAAATGTGATCTCTTGTGTCCACCTAAAGCTTGTCCTGATTTAAACACCCTGAAGCAAATAGGACACTCATGACCTTTGCTTTTCTTCTTTGAACCGCTTGCTTTCTTAACCATTGTGGCTTTACTATGAATCTTGATTGTTTCTGCACAAGAATCAGTCTCCAAGCTTAGCTGATCACCACTATCATACACAGATTCAGTTAACTCATACTTGAGTTTCTTTCTACCGTAACATGGAAAGCCTCTTTTGGTTTTCCTCAGATCATACTTTGTAGAAGAACGACCTGATCCAGGTCCTGGCCATTCTTTCTTGAATCTGTTCATGTTCTTGTCTTCTTTTGTTGTAGAGCTGTTGAATCCCATTACAGCCCCATTGTTCCCGAGGAACCCATCAACAGAAACATCTGAGTCCAACTTCTTTGGTCCATTCCTGAAGTAGCCAGAATCAGAGTTATCTGAATCATACATAACATTACCATTATCCACTCCTCCAAGTTTGTCTTTCTTACAGAACTCCTCCACTTTCTTCAGCTGTTCTCCTGAAGATGACTTGGTCTCAAGAATCACAGAGTAGTTGTCCGATGACTCAGCCAGAGAGTGGTTCACAACCATGTTATGTCCTTTCTTGAAACTTAAGTCTCTAGACAGCATCATCAGAGACAATGC from Raphanus sativus cultivar WK10039 chromosome 8, ASM80110v3, whole genome shotgun sequence includes:
- the LOC108831382 gene encoding uncharacterized protein LOC108831382, producing the protein MKQTNAMPFSRTRNLVDEEAKGKKSTKNMNLSDHHTSSSENAAERQLPRFLLPNSTYGQGTTSPASNASPLPNGCTSIAKARRKMIDHQLPADEFTICPPFKRSKSGRGDDDASHRSNSSGSCLDVRSSNGLLLADLNVPLICQHSEPLSLSRDTFSHYGRHNADVGTSQNGWMVLDAGTDRNTQRDLRMPSHSLQVRSNNAVQPQSYPTPDYSNVKMEVRSLNRQASYDSYVESSVASSNAPKLHNDYRTDFVTPWSHRSSSWSSSHQKPYLVQTNPHMNCVTHARADSSSEMRFYAISNGIHHGFSSGQSFENLQGPKKQECSAAVLPPWLKPKPTYKSEVSNGFLDLNASTNQFMDETGLNSISPLKSLRSYASCSNNANTVRVDAICKEEHTSLFSHSLCIADQHKDVIHLVKRDFDINLPCDDDSPVVSVDQHGSKASCVKKEEGNKTANIRHYFDLNSCASEDDEVSGLRVKTKGTFWIDLEAPPTLESEEDIGESVQEQSDESEDGNSLDELIKVAAQAIVSMSLSDHLDDAASSSTDAASKSLLSWFADIIISCGDASPEEYSSGEIDYFEAMTLSLKPTKEEDYMPEPLVPENLILEGTGLNRPRRGQARRGRPKRDFQRDTLPGLPSLSRQQVTEDIQLFSALMKTREYTSGAAARQNSKRRKRTITNISQAPVCQSIAQKMNESVSVVGREDSKLTGWGQATRRPRRQRCPPPGNLNMIASEHNGNFPSLVKHYREYN
- the LOC108831379 gene encoding uncharacterized protein LOC108831379, which translates into the protein MEQCQERKFVCRFCSKRFPCGKSLGGHIRTHMNQENSADSDEDELNKLRVDESGGQSSYGLRENPKKNKRFVVQRGMMALKQQQQQLLCCRECGKGFPSSKALCGHMACHTEREKIVMDSQSETEASSSPMRRRSKRAVKHHQHHHHKSDAFVVGGSITNQYGSASSDDTGIEPEQEEMALSLMMLSRDLSFKKGHNMVVNHSLAESSDNYSVILETKSSSGEQLKKVEEFCKKDKLGGVDNGNVMYDSDNSDSGYFRNGPKKLDSDVSVDGFLGNNGAVMGFNSSTTKEDKNMNRFKKEWPGPGSGRSSTKYDLRKTKRGFPCYGRKKLKYELTESVYDSGDQLSLETDSCAETIKIHSKATMVKKASGSKKKSKGHECPICFRVFKSGQALGGHKRSHFLGNHEHRTLVIQQQHQVANEMHTLIDLNLPAPID